From the Cohaesibacter sp. ES.047 genome, one window contains:
- a CDS encoding LysR substrate-binding domain-containing protein, with protein MSPLPPLTSLLVLEAFYRSGSVTGAAALLGRTHGAVSKQLHQLQDHAGVALFQKSGSGIELTKPGRIFAAAITDNLSDMRRAYQTLCGGQEDKRVSIKVSSTFARLWAIPTIARFNMDYPDIEIQISLTIAQNSHSEDGPVDLVLSWDRLTSPIKAHPNATTLGDVHIGPVLSPTFHHTIEPGVLSFKTRINRRGSEKAWEQWTALTGVQVRYENEMSFDLAGLAFEAAERGMGVAMAPKFLIEKELRSGTLVAPAGFYCFTEGLVVRPSTERTTPSRNALIFLEWLRAHGRLGEDGFLVSTILEPVWG; from the coding sequence ATGTCTCCCCTGCCACCGCTGACGTCCTTGCTCGTGCTCGAAGCTTTTTATCGTTCCGGCTCAGTGACCGGTGCTGCGGCGCTTCTGGGGCGCACACATGGCGCTGTCAGCAAGCAGTTGCACCAACTTCAGGATCACGCCGGCGTTGCCCTGTTTCAAAAGTCTGGATCGGGCATCGAATTGACCAAACCGGGGCGCATCTTCGCCGCGGCCATCACCGACAATCTGTCGGACATGCGCAGGGCCTATCAAACCCTGTGTGGCGGACAGGAAGACAAGCGCGTATCGATCAAGGTCAGCTCGACCTTTGCCCGCCTGTGGGCCATTCCTACCATTGCACGCTTCAACATGGACTACCCGGATATCGAAATCCAGATCAGTCTGACGATCGCCCAAAACAGTCATTCAGAGGATGGCCCGGTGGATCTGGTGCTCTCCTGGGATCGCTTGACGAGCCCGATCAAGGCACACCCGAACGCAACGACATTGGGCGATGTTCATATCGGCCCGGTTCTCTCGCCAACATTTCATCACACCATTGAACCGGGTGTCCTGTCCTTCAAGACCCGCATCAACCGGCGCGGCTCAGAAAAGGCGTGGGAGCAATGGACCGCGCTGACGGGCGTTCAGGTTCGGTACGAGAATGAGATGAGCTTTGATCTGGCAGGGCTTGCCTTCGAGGCTGCAGAACGGGGCATGGGTGTGGCGATGGCACCGAAGTTTCTGATCGAAAAGGAACTGCGAAGCGGCACCCTTGTGGCACCTGCCGGATTCTACTGCTTCACGGAAGGGCTTGTCGTTCGTCCCTCAACAGAGCGCACGACACCCAGTCGCAATGCCCTCATCTTTCTTGAGTGGTTGCGCGCGCACGGTCGGCTCGGAGAGGATGGCTTTCTGGTTTCCACCATCCTCGAACCGGTGTGGGGCTGA
- a CDS encoding DUF2007 domain-containing protein, translating into MKLLIKTNNAVTLSFVEALLRDAQIPFQTLDQNMSIMDGSLGILPRRVLVDEDREAQARQLLVDAGLEEEAETPKQKS; encoded by the coding sequence ATGAAGCTTCTGATCAAAACCAACAACGCAGTGACCCTGTCCTTTGTTGAAGCGCTGCTCCGCGACGCGCAAATTCCGTTTCAAACCCTCGACCAGAACATGAGCATTATGGATGGATCGCTCGGTATCCTGCCGCGCCGTGTACTGGTCGATGAAGATCGCGAGGCTCAGGCGCGACAGTTGCTGGTCGATGCGGGCCTTGAAGAAGAAGCCGAGACGCCGAAACAGAAAAGTTGA
- a CDS encoding S49 family peptidase has translation MSVKKTLKKLLPEKLLPKKLLDEAPVIPVVRMTGQITGGSSQFRSGLNLASVAGQLQKAFSMKEAPAVAISVNSPGGSPVQSRLIYQRIRQLAEEKEKKVLVFCEDAAASGGYMIAIAGDRIIADPSSIVGSIGVVSGGFGFVDAIEKLGIERRIYTAGTQKGMLDPFKAEDPEHVAHLDTLLKDLFETFKDLVRSRRGEKLTEDEEKLFTGAFWTGKQAFDLGLVDELGDLGTYVKRHFGEEAKLKLISPPSGFFGRCRAAGVELGAGDPVSRIAAGFTPEAVLASLEERALWSRIGL, from the coding sequence GTGAGTGTAAAAAAGACCCTCAAGAAGCTCCTACCCGAAAAGCTGCTGCCCAAGAAGCTGCTGGATGAAGCTCCCGTCATCCCGGTTGTGCGCATGACAGGGCAGATCACAGGCGGCAGCAGCCAGTTTCGGTCCGGGCTCAATCTGGCGTCGGTGGCAGGTCAGCTACAAAAGGCCTTCTCGATGAAGGAAGCCCCGGCGGTTGCCATCTCGGTGAACAGTCCCGGTGGTTCGCCTGTTCAGAGCCGGCTCATCTACCAGCGCATCCGGCAGCTGGCAGAGGAGAAGGAGAAAAAGGTTCTGGTCTTTTGCGAAGATGCCGCAGCATCCGGGGGCTACATGATTGCCATCGCAGGGGATCGCATCATTGCGGATCCCAGCTCGATTGTCGGCTCCATCGGTGTGGTTTCTGGCGGTTTCGGCTTTGTGGATGCAATCGAAAAGCTGGGCATTGAACGCCGTATCTACACCGCAGGCACTCAGAAAGGGATGCTCGATCCCTTCAAGGCGGAAGACCCCGAGCATGTTGCCCATCTTGATACCTTGCTCAAGGACCTGTTCGAAACCTTCAAGGATCTTGTCCGCTCGCGCCGCGGCGAAAAGCTGACAGAGGACGAAGAAAAACTCTTCACCGGCGCTTTCTGGACAGGCAAACAGGCCTTTGACCTCGGACTGGTTGACGAACTGGGCGATCTTGGAACCTATGTCAAACGGCATTTTGGTGAAGAGGCCAAACTGAAATTGATCAGCCCTCCATCCGGATTCTTCGGACGGTGCCGGGCTGCAGGTGTCGAGTTGGGCGCCGGTGATCCCGTCTCGCGCATCGCAGCCGGCTTTACACCCGAAGCGGTGCTTGCAAGTCTTGAAGAGCGTGCGTTATGGTCCCGGATCGGATTGTAA
- a CDS encoding DUF2235 domain-containing protein has translation MGKNIVILCDGTSNEIEANRTNILRLFGCLQRDKTQLVYYDPGVGTFGSDDTFSRMRRKATELVGLAFGRGINENVMEAYRFLIENYDDGRSNNTEPDRIYLFGFSRGAYTVRVLAGLMHIMGRMDKEQLNLLPYAYRAYRSIGYRDDAKRIEEEERYSKTKDAFAEVGLYQRVLNPDAMPIHFMGLFDTVTSILEQTGRGMRFRTHAYTRRNPSVKNVRHAVAIDERRTMYAPQLFPSGGTFKPLLGSFEESEQDCQEVWFSGTHCDVGGGLPEALSGLAKIPLDWMINEADAKGLQVKRNVVERIVLGETGESYCKPQPLAKPFKSMTKGWPLVEWIPRPVHSFDDKGNEHSTLLLNRGRRRRIPEGAFIHPSVFERRGTSQDYDQPNLPKSYSVIEPLEGGETEWWNS, from the coding sequence ATGGGAAAGAACATTGTCATTCTGTGCGATGGCACATCGAACGAAATAGAGGCCAACCGGACCAACATCCTGCGCCTGTTTGGCTGCCTCCAGCGCGACAAGACCCAATTGGTCTACTATGATCCGGGCGTTGGCACGTTCGGGTCTGACGACACTTTTTCTCGCATGAGGCGGAAGGCGACCGAGCTGGTCGGACTGGCCTTCGGTCGTGGCATCAACGAGAATGTGATGGAAGCCTATCGCTTCCTGATTGAAAACTACGACGATGGCCGCAGCAACAACACGGAACCAGACCGCATCTATCTGTTCGGCTTCAGTCGTGGTGCCTATACGGTGCGCGTGCTGGCTGGGCTCATGCATATCATGGGCCGGATGGACAAGGAACAGCTCAATCTCTTGCCCTATGCCTATCGCGCCTATCGCAGCATCGGCTACCGCGATGATGCAAAACGGATCGAAGAGGAAGAGCGATACAGCAAGACCAAGGACGCCTTTGCCGAGGTCGGGCTCTACCAGCGCGTCCTGAATCCCGATGCCATGCCCATTCACTTCATGGGGCTGTTCGATACGGTCACTTCGATCTTGGAGCAGACAGGTCGCGGCATGCGGTTCCGCACCCATGCCTACACACGCCGCAATCCATCCGTGAAGAACGTCCGCCATGCGGTCGCCATTGACGAGCGCCGCACCATGTACGCACCTCAATTGTTTCCGTCCGGTGGCACGTTCAAGCCCCTGCTGGGATCCTTTGAGGAAAGCGAGCAGGATTGTCAGGAGGTCTGGTTTTCCGGCACGCATTGCGATGTCGGAGGGGGGCTTCCAGAGGCGCTGAGCGGACTTGCGAAAATTCCGCTCGACTGGATGATCAACGAGGCCGATGCGAAGGGACTACAGGTCAAGCGCAACGTGGTGGAGCGCATCGTGCTCGGGGAAACGGGCGAGTCATACTGCAAACCTCAGCCACTGGCCAAGCCCTTCAAGTCCATGACCAAAGGCTGGCCCCTTGTTGAATGGATCCCGCGGCCGGTGCATTCGTTCGATGATAAGGGCAACGAACACTCGACATTGCTTCTGAACAGGGGCCGCAGGAGACGGATTCCGGAAGGGGCGTTCATCCATCCTTCGGTCTTTGAAAGACGAGGCACCAGTCAGGATTATGATCAGCCCAATCTGCCCAAAAGCTATTCGGTGATCGAGCCTCTGGAGGGAGGCGAGACGGAATGGTGGAACAGCTAG
- a CDS encoding DUF1127 domain-containing protein → MNPDSALKARRMSESEMLALINQRAANGGAANRRIGILSLLALWWHRFVERNQMRRDLDTFTDEVLADFGMTWQEALAETKKPFWRA, encoded by the coding sequence ATGAATCCTGACAGTGCCTTGAAGGCAAGGCGGATGAGCGAAAGCGAAATGCTTGCGCTGATCAATCAAAGGGCCGCAAACGGTGGCGCGGCAAACCGCAGGATTGGCATCCTTTCACTGCTCGCTCTTTGGTGGCACCGCTTTGTCGAGCGCAATCAGATGCGCCGGGATCTTGACACATTCACCGATGAAGTCCTCGCCGATTTCGGTATGACATGGCAAGAAGCCTTGGCCGAGACGAAAAAACCATTCTGGCGCGCCTGA
- a CDS encoding tetratricopeptide repeat protein, whose protein sequence is MAEALEDMPETLAGAYLSARVAQEEGDLTLAAHFYAQALEKDPENPQLLERNFALAFAVGNYDVAFSLAERMTQTLGRTEAGNETASSEAKDDEDQPSEEDLFATQQIAPMVHMALGIKALKGKNYASASKNFQSGLDQMINNPVDLLRSLPFRSNINNPALLSASAQNGPFALISQNILHAWSLIGQDRKNLDKALLAMEDINSSDVNQFFFSLHSGLIAAYAKDYKKAADYLQSSLKADPNSVATADALINVYLKAGNTDKAKETLAIFNLTSADTEEKAWLKETYAKMQPTASPIRTPQDGAAELFSTLGDALAQENAIEGGALYLQYANYLRPDHDRTEFALGQLFERMKRDEKALEYFDQIPESSYLYRQAQRRAGFSLTRLKRADDAIDRLSAMLGDDASDLETVSVLSRIYQSQDRFKDSIDLLTRGLNSVKKKRDIHWSLYFLRGSAYDQIKDWPNTEKDMQEALELFPNQPTVLNYLGYSWVDRGMHLEKAIEMIKQAVALKPYDGFFVDSLGWAYYRLNKYEDAVQYLERAVELRPEDPTITDHLGDAYWKAGRQNEAYFQWHRVKAMDPSDELMAQVDKKIENGLVPSSD, encoded by the coding sequence GTGGCAGAAGCGCTTGAGGATATGCCCGAGACTCTTGCCGGAGCCTATTTGTCCGCACGTGTGGCTCAGGAAGAGGGTGATCTGACGCTCGCGGCGCATTTTTATGCTCAGGCGCTCGAAAAAGATCCGGAAAATCCGCAACTGCTGGAACGCAACTTTGCCCTTGCCTTCGCAGTTGGCAACTATGACGTCGCCTTTTCCCTTGCCGAACGCATGACCCAAACGCTTGGGCGGACCGAAGCGGGCAACGAAACCGCCTCCTCCGAGGCCAAGGACGACGAAGACCAGCCATCGGAAGAAGATCTTTTCGCCACGCAGCAGATTGCTCCAATGGTGCACATGGCTTTGGGCATCAAGGCACTCAAGGGCAAGAACTACGCCAGCGCATCGAAGAACTTTCAGTCCGGGCTCGATCAGATGATCAACAATCCGGTCGATCTTCTGCGCTCGTTGCCCTTCCGCAGCAATATCAACAACCCGGCTTTGCTGAGTGCGTCCGCACAAAACGGTCCATTTGCCCTCATCTCGCAGAATATCCTGCACGCCTGGAGCCTTATCGGACAGGACCGCAAGAATCTGGATAAAGCGCTGCTGGCGATGGAAGACATCAATTCGAGCGACGTGAACCAGTTCTTCTTCTCGCTGCACTCAGGATTGATCGCAGCCTATGCCAAGGATTACAAAAAGGCCGCTGACTATCTGCAAAGCAGCCTGAAGGCCGATCCGAATTCGGTTGCCACCGCTGACGCGCTCATCAATGTCTATCTGAAAGCAGGCAACACCGACAAGGCCAAGGAAACTCTTGCTATTTTCAATCTGACGTCAGCTGATACAGAAGAAAAAGCATGGCTGAAAGAGACCTATGCCAAGATGCAGCCCACGGCGAGCCCAATCCGGACCCCGCAGGATGGCGCGGCTGAATTGTTCTCGACCCTCGGGGATGCTCTTGCGCAGGAAAACGCAATTGAGGGCGGTGCGCTGTATCTGCAATATGCCAACTATCTGCGCCCCGATCATGATCGCACGGAATTCGCCCTTGGGCAGCTGTTCGAGCGAATGAAACGGGACGAAAAGGCCCTTGAGTATTTCGATCAGATCCCGGAAAGCAGCTATCTTTATCGTCAGGCCCAACGCCGGGCAGGCTTTTCGCTCACACGCCTCAAGCGCGCAGATGATGCGATCGACCGCTTAAGTGCCATGCTAGGCGATGATGCCAGCGATCTGGAAACCGTGTCGGTTCTCTCCCGCATCTACCAGTCGCAGGATCGCTTCAAGGACAGCATCGATCTGTTGACCCGCGGCCTTAACAGCGTCAAGAAAAAGCGCGACATCCACTGGTCTCTCTATTTCCTGCGCGGCTCGGCTTACGATCAGATCAAGGACTGGCCGAACACCGAAAAGGACATGCAGGAAGCCCTTGAGCTGTTTCCCAATCAGCCAACGGTTCTGAACTATCTGGGCTATAGCTGGGTAGACCGTGGCATGCATCTGGAAAAAGCCATCGAGATGATCAAGCAGGCTGTTGCTCTCAAACCCTATGATGGTTTCTTTGTCGACAGTCTCGGCTGGGCCTATTATCGCCTCAACAAATATGAGGACGCGGTACAATATCTGGAACGGGCCGTCGAGCTGCGCCCTGAAGATCCCACCATCACGGATCATCTGGGGGATGCCTACTGGAAAGCGGGTCGTCAAAACGAAGCTTATTTCCAATGGCACCGCGTCAAGGCGATGGACCCGAGTGACGAATTGATGGCACAGGTGGACAAAAAAATCGAAAATGGTCTTGTCCCAAGTTCTGATTGA
- a CDS encoding 4-(cytidine 5'-diphospho)-2-C-methyl-D-erythritol kinase, whose amino-acid sequence MTSQPLKETALSLKAPAKVNLALHITGQREDGFHTLDSLVVFGGAFDRLVFEPSDRLHLSVTGPFADGLRQEPDNLMVRAARLLAKDLNIPAKAELSLEKHLPISAGVGGGSADAAATLLGLLRLWERTIKDEKLRTIALKLGSDVPMCLEGACLRATGIGDTLEEGPRLPKDVGLVLINPRVPISTPTIFKKLKRKTNDSMGPIPSAFLSAMALADWLSDQRNDLQMAAIEQAPVIETVLQALGDDGDCLFARMSGSGATCFGLFQSIKHAEYAARRLAFTHPNWWVSYGGVS is encoded by the coding sequence ATGACCAGCCAGCCACTGAAAGAAACAGCCCTCTCTCTTAAGGCCCCGGCCAAAGTGAATCTGGCGCTGCACATAACGGGGCAGCGTGAGGATGGCTTCCATACGCTGGATTCGCTGGTGGTGTTTGGTGGAGCCTTCGACCGTCTGGTGTTCGAGCCGTCGGATCGGCTGCACCTGTCCGTCACCGGTCCCTTCGCCGATGGCCTGCGTCAGGAACCGGACAATCTGATGGTTCGGGCGGCCCGCTTGCTCGCCAAGGACCTCAATATCCCGGCCAAGGCCGAATTGTCCCTTGAAAAGCACCTCCCCATTTCCGCCGGCGTCGGAGGCGGCTCGGCCGATGCGGCAGCAACTTTGCTTGGTTTGCTGCGGCTCTGGGAGCGCACAATCAAGGATGAAAAACTCAGGACCATCGCGCTGAAGCTGGGGTCGGATGTCCCCATGTGCCTTGAGGGTGCCTGCCTTCGCGCGACTGGCATCGGTGACACGCTCGAAGAGGGTCCGCGTCTTCCCAAAGATGTCGGGCTTGTTCTGATCAATCCGCGGGTTCCCATTTCAACGCCCACCATATTCAAGAAACTCAAACGCAAGACAAATGACTCGATGGGGCCGATTCCCTCGGCCTTTCTGTCTGCGATGGCCCTTGCCGACTGGCTCAGCGATCAGCGCAACGATCTGCAAATGGCTGCCATCGAGCAGGCCCCGGTGATCGAAACGGTTCTCCAGGCGCTGGGCGATGATGGAGATTGCCTGTTTGCCCGCATGTCAGGATCGGGCGCCACCTGCTTTGGGCTGTTCCAGAGTATCAAGCATGCCGAATATGCCGCACGGCGTCTCGCCTTCACCCATCCCAATTGGTGGGTGAGCTATGGTGGCGTGAGCTGA
- a CDS encoding polyprenyl synthetase family protein, with translation MSAPSQNETKKPEASIQPLIDLVQSDMDRVNDLILSKAGSDVEMIPEVAKHLIDSGGKRLRPMLTLASAGMCGYGTNATDEAVDGHIKLAMSVEFMHTATLLHDDVVDESGMRRGKLSARMLWGNQASVLVGDFLLGQAFRVMVEVGSLRALEVLSSAACIIAEGEVLQLSVAQNMQTSVEDYMKVIRSKTAALFASACEVGPILAGSNEAKIEALRTYGLELGNAFQLIDDALDYGGSAAALGKNVGDDFREGKITLPIILANERGSKEDKAFWKRVMQDRKDVTDGALDYAMGLLKETNALEDTLKQARQHGSDAIRALDVFEDSAYKSALVDAVEFCISRAH, from the coding sequence GTGAGCGCACCTTCCCAAAACGAGACGAAGAAGCCAGAAGCCAGCATCCAGCCTTTGATCGATCTGGTCCAGTCCGATATGGATCGGGTGAATGATCTGATCCTGTCAAAAGCCGGATCGGATGTGGAGATGATCCCGGAAGTGGCGAAGCATCTCATCGACAGCGGTGGCAAACGTCTGCGCCCGATGTTGACGCTGGCCTCGGCAGGCATGTGCGGCTACGGCACAAACGCAACGGACGAAGCTGTTGATGGCCACATCAAACTCGCCATGAGTGTCGAGTTCATGCACACAGCCACACTTCTGCATGACGATGTCGTCGACGAGAGCGGCATGCGCCGCGGCAAGCTCAGCGCACGGATGCTCTGGGGCAACCAGGCCAGTGTTCTGGTCGGAGACTTCCTTCTCGGACAGGCTTTCCGTGTCATGGTCGAGGTTGGATCACTCAGAGCGCTGGAAGTCCTGTCATCAGCCGCCTGCATCATCGCGGAAGGCGAAGTTCTGCAATTGTCGGTCGCGCAAAACATGCAGACCTCGGTGGAAGATTATATGAAGGTCATCCGCTCCAAGACCGCTGCGCTGTTCGCGTCGGCCTGTGAAGTGGGGCCTATCCTTGCAGGCAGCAATGAGGCAAAAATCGAAGCCTTGCGCACCTATGGTCTCGAACTTGGCAATGCGTTCCAGTTGATCGACGATGCCCTCGATTATGGCGGCTCGGCCGCCGCGCTCGGCAAGAATGTCGGCGATGATTTCCGCGAGGGCAAGATCACTCTGCCTATCATTCTGGCCAATGAACGGGGCAGCAAGGAAGACAAGGCTTTCTGGAAACGCGTGATGCAGGATCGCAAGGATGTGACCGATGGCGCGCTCGATTATGCGATGGGTCTGCTCAAAGAAACCAATGCCCTTGAAGACACCCTGAAGCAGGCACGCCAGCACGGCTCGGATGCGATCAGAGCGCTCGATGTGTTTGAGGATAGCGCCTACAAATCCGCGTTGGTCGACGCTGTGGAGTTCTGTATTTCCCGTGCCCATTGA
- a CDS encoding AEC family transporter, whose amino-acid sequence MTLVEQILPILLIILVGVALRRFEVFSPSAIESLTRVVVNIVLPSVLFTVFLEMEMKPAYAGVFVVVGGICLGLYGLGFVLGRLVAPHHPYFRFLFTGLEYGMLGVSLFGGAYGLEKVGYAAQPFRPRPVASA is encoded by the coding sequence ATGACACTAGTTGAGCAGATATTGCCCATACTGCTGATCATTCTGGTTGGCGTGGCCCTGCGCAGGTTTGAGGTTTTCTCACCCAGTGCGATTGAAAGCCTGACACGGGTTGTCGTCAATATCGTGCTGCCAAGCGTTCTGTTTACAGTTTTCCTAGAGATGGAAATGAAGCCCGCCTATGCGGGCGTCTTCGTCGTCGTTGGTGGCATCTGCCTTGGTCTTTACGGGCTTGGTTTTGTGCTGGGGCGACTGGTTGCGCCACATCATCCTTATTTCCGCTTTCTTTTCACCGGCCTTGAGTATGGCATGCTTGGTGTTAGCCTGTTCGGTGGCGCCTACGGGCTTGAAAAGGTCGGCTATGCTGCTCAACCATTTCGTCCTCGACCAGTGGCTTCAGCTTGA
- a CDS encoding tRNA1(Val) (adenine(37)-N6)-methyltransferase — protein MTHPTPPLLHSSAAVMDSDLSAVSAMSEDQFLGGRITLYQPKKGHHRSGTDAVLLAACTPAHSGDLVVDLGSGVGAAGLCVAARVGALRLLAVEIEPDVARIALANMNRPDCHAHLQAASVLNCDVAIRGEARKQAGLVENLADHVIANPPYYRSERYQTSPNEARAMAHMLTDEGMEPWFRTAVSILKSGGTFTLIQRADELPELLRLMQGRFGGITVQPFAPREGEAAHRVVIQGRKQSRAPFRLLPMISLHDQGKDIPAERIEAVHRHGAAIDLG, from the coding sequence ATGACGCATCCGACACCTCCTCTGTTGCACAGCAGTGCCGCTGTCATGGACAGTGATCTGTCCGCAGTGAGTGCCATGAGCGAAGACCAGTTTCTGGGCGGACGGATCACCCTTTATCAGCCGAAAAAGGGACACCACAGGTCTGGCACGGACGCGGTTCTTCTTGCCGCCTGCACGCCGGCGCACTCCGGTGATCTGGTCGTTGATCTGGGGTCCGGTGTGGGAGCGGCAGGCCTTTGTGTTGCCGCTCGTGTCGGAGCGCTGCGGCTGCTGGCGGTAGAAATCGAACCCGATGTGGCCCGGATTGCGCTGGCCAACATGAACCGGCCCGATTGTCATGCCCATCTTCAGGCCGCTTCCGTGCTCAACTGCGATGTTGCCATCCGGGGCGAGGCGCGCAAACAGGCTGGTCTCGTTGAAAACCTCGCCGATCACGTGATCGCCAATCCACCTTATTACCGCTCGGAGCGCTACCAGACCTCGCCCAACGAGGCCCGGGCCATGGCCCACATGCTGACCGATGAAGGCATGGAGCCGTGGTTTCGCACTGCCGTGTCGATCCTCAAGTCGGGCGGCACCTTCACGCTCATCCAGCGGGCGGATGAATTGCCTGAGCTGCTGCGCCTGATGCAGGGGCGATTTGGCGGCATTACGGTCCAGCCGTTTGCTCCGCGTGAGGGCGAAGCAGCGCACCGCGTGGTCATTCAGGGCCGCAAGCAATCCCGAGCTCCCTTCCGTCTGTTGCCCATGATCTCTTTACACGACCAAGGCAAAGACATACCCGCCGAACGCATCGAAGCGGTTCACCGGCATGGGGCCGCGATTGATCTGGGGTGA
- a CDS encoding GNAT family N-acetyltransferase: MGFDEDRGAAHSIRPACLEDACALSALSIEVWLHTYCRPAIPRIFAAYALEAFGEAAIRDRINDPHHHLLVEWVDYAGESALRGYLAWSDTSSPPLPDCPTCEIVTLYVRERHKGLGIGSALLEASYQAMREAGHVATYLTPNS; this comes from the coding sequence ATGGGCTTTGATGAGGACAGAGGAGCGGCGCATTCCATCAGACCCGCGTGTCTTGAGGACGCCTGCGCTCTGTCTGCCTTGTCGATCGAGGTTTGGTTGCATACCTATTGTCGCCCTGCAATCCCGCGTATCTTTGCGGCTTATGCGCTTGAGGCTTTCGGTGAAGCGGCGATAAGGGACCGGATCAATGATCCCCATCATCATCTGCTTGTGGAATGGGTCGACTATGCGGGTGAATCGGCGTTGCGCGGATATCTGGCCTGGAGCGACACTTCCTCCCCGCCCCTTCCCGATTGCCCGACATGCGAGATAGTCACGCTTTATGTGCGTGAGCGCCACAAGGGTCTTGGTATCGGCTCGGCCTTGCTGGAGGCCAGTTATCAAGCGATGCGCGAGGCCGGTCACGTCGCCACATATCTGACCCCGAACAGCTAG
- a CDS encoding amidohydrolase: MTTLLTDTQLEQLVDFRHLLHRHPELSGEEAGTAQRMIDAFEVLRPDKIVTRLGAWQEPDGSTLGGTGVAAVYDSGTPGPTLLFRCELDGLPIDEISQLPYRSRHHKQAHLCGHDGHMAIMRGLAMRLSDQRPAKGRVVLMFQPAEETGKGAKAVLADPNFAPLIPDHAFALHNLPGVALGEVVLKSGAICCASRGVKITFDGKTSHASMPQDGLSPVDAILKVVEGLEALSNGINPDQKLDDHFKLVTITHLTMGEPCYGVAPSHGEIWATLRTVTDEAMEDLFRNAHDLTINEARRYGLSVTFTEDDGFEASVNSEETTQIVREALQAEGIPIHEATEPERFSEDFGRFSSHCPSTLFFIGSGETQPQLHNPDFDFPDELIGIGCGIYERIIKQQLG; the protein is encoded by the coding sequence ATGACCACGCTTCTTACCGACACCCAACTGGAACAACTGGTTGACTTCCGCCACCTCCTTCACCGTCATCCGGAACTGTCTGGCGAAGAAGCAGGCACAGCGCAGCGCATGATCGATGCTTTTGAAGTCTTGCGTCCGGACAAGATCGTGACCCGTCTTGGCGCGTGGCAAGAGCCCGACGGCAGCACCCTTGGTGGCACCGGCGTTGCTGCGGTTTACGATTCAGGTACCCCCGGCCCGACGCTCCTGTTCCGATGCGAACTTGACGGCTTGCCGATTGACGAAATATCTCAGCTGCCCTACCGCTCCCGTCATCACAAACAGGCCCATCTGTGCGGTCATGACGGCCACATGGCGATCATGCGCGGTCTTGCGATGCGGCTCTCTGATCAGCGGCCGGCCAAAGGCCGGGTGGTGCTGATGTTCCAGCCAGCCGAGGAAACCGGCAAAGGGGCCAAAGCGGTCCTTGCAGATCCGAATTTTGCACCTCTCATTCCGGACCATGCTTTTGCCCTTCACAATTTGCCCGGCGTGGCATTGGGTGAGGTCGTGCTCAAGTCAGGTGCCATCTGTTGCGCTTCGCGCGGTGTGAAAATCACCTTTGATGGCAAGACTTCCCATGCGTCCATGCCGCAAGATGGGCTGTCGCCCGTGGATGCCATACTCAAGGTCGTTGAGGGTCTTGAGGCGCTTTCGAACGGCATCAATCCCGATCAGAAGCTGGATGATCACTTCAAACTTGTTACCATTACTCATCTGACCATGGGCGAACCCTGTTACGGCGTTGCGCCTTCTCATGGCGAAATATGGGCCACCTTGCGGACCGTGACGGACGAGGCCATGGAGGATCTTTTCAGGAATGCACATGATCTCACCATCAATGAGGCCCGTCGGTATGGACTGTCGGTCACCTTTACCGAGGATGATGGGTTTGAGGCCAGCGTGAACAGCGAGGAGACAACCCAGATCGTCCGCGAGGCGCTTCAGGCAGAGGGCATTCCCATCCATGAGGCGACGGAGCCGGAACGATTTTCGGAGGATTTCGGGCGGTTCAGCAGCCATTGCCCGTCCACGCTGTTTTTCATCGGCTCCGGCGAAACACAGCCGCAATTGCACAATCCCGACTTCGATTTCCCCGATGAACTCATCGGCATCGGCTGCGGCATCTATGAGCGCATCATCAAGCAGCAGCTTGGCTGA